The nucleotide window CCAGGCAGAGGACAGTCCCAGGCACTCCATGATTTGTGTCCTCAGAGAGCCAGAAGGTTCTCCTGGATCAGAGGATTAGTAAGCAAAAACTCTGGCATTTTCAGTTAGATTACAGTTTGCCATCACCATCtcactgttttctcttcttaggCAATCTCAGAACTGGTCAGCCCAGACATCTTCATGCAGTCTCACTCAGAAAATGCAATTTCAGTCAAAGAAATCGTCACTGAGATTGAATCCATCAGTCAAGGAGTTGGACAGATTCAAGTGAAAGGCGACATCCTATCCATTCCATGCCATACACCAAAGAAGCACATCGTCCATGAGCTGCCCCTTGAGAGGGCCCAAGCCTCAGAGAACAAACCTGGAAATCTGGAGCAGAGTGAAGGTTCCTGCACAGCCCAGCCTGAACTAGCCAAAGACTCAGGGAAGTGGGAGCCAGAAGGGTGCCCAGTGGCACACTCATCCACCACAGAGTTGGAAGAAGAGGAACCAGCTGAGGGGGAACAAGAGCTCTGGGGCCCAGGGATGCCCCCGGGTGCCAAGTGGTACCCCGGGTCCGTGAGGCGAGCCACCTTGGAGTTTGAGGAGCGCTTGCGGCAGGAGCAAGAGCACCACGGTGCTGCCGCTGCTTGTACCTCGTTGTCCACTCGTAAGAATTCCAAGAATGATTCTTCTTCTGTGTCAGATCTAGCACCAAAAGGGAAGAGTGATGAAGCCACCCTAGAACATTCATTTGTCCCCAAGGAACCAGAGATGAGCAAGGGCAAAGGGAAATGCAGTGGGTCTGAGGCTGGCTCCCTACCCAATTCTGAGCAGCATGCCATCGTTCCAGCACCCGAGCTGCTGGAGTCTCACCCATTGCCAGCTCCTCAGAAGTGCCCAGGGTCAGGTCCCAGAACACAGCAGGAAGGAGTCCTGAAGGAGCAGAGGACTTCGGTCTCATGCCAGGGACCTGAGACACCAGCAGTCCCTCTGCCTCTTCCCAAGAAGATAGAAATCATTGAATACACCCACACAGTCACGACACCCGATCACGGGCCAGAGGGGGAAACAGCCACCAGTGAaaagggtggggagcagggactGAGGAAAGTGAAAGTGGAGGAGTCCATCACTGTCCTCTGTGCACTGGATGAAAATCTGAACCGGACACTGAGCCCAGACCAGGCTTCTCTGCACCCCAGAGCGCTACCTCTGCCTCATTCTTCCTCTCCCGAGCATGAGCACAGCAGgcccacccacccagcccccaccctgaGCAGCTCTGAAGACTGGGGCAACAGCCCAGCAGCTGCCCTGGAGACAGCAGCGCCTTTTGTCAGTCACTCAACCCACGTACTTGGTGCCAGCTTGGCTTACCTGCATCCCCAGATGGTGGTTCACCTGGAAGGCTTCACAGGGCAAAGCAGCACCACAGACAATGAGCCCTCTGCAGAGAAGGGCAGCTGGGAAGAAAGTCAGGAGGGCCCCCTCTCCAGGGGCAGTGAAGTGCCATATCAGGGCTCCCAGTTAAGTAGCGAAGACCTGTGTTTAATTAGCAAACTCGGTGACAGTGTTGGGGAGCAACAAGAAAAACTGGACCCATCACCTGTAGCCTGTCAGCTCCCACACAGCTCTAGTAGTGACGGTATAAAGGGTCTCAGTCACAGCCCCAGTGGGGTGAAGGAGCGCGCTAAAGAAATCGAGTCCCGAGCGATTTCTCAGGTAATGCTCCCCAAACCATCGCAAATGAGGCGTTCAGCTTCCCTCGCCAAGTTAGGTTACTTGGACCTCTGTAAAGACTGTTTACCAGAGAGGGGGCCTGTCTGCTCTGAGTCCCCTCATCTCAAACTGCTTCAGCCCTTCATCAGAACGGGCCCGGGAATGGAGGCCCAGGAGCCCCCAGAAGACCTAGATGCTCCCCAGAACCTAGAGCCCACCAAGTATTTCATAGAGCAACTCAGAACAACAGAGTGTATCGCACAGAGCAAGCCAGTGGAGAGGCCCCTTGTACAGTATGCCAAAGAATTTGGTTCCAGTCAGCAGTGTTTGCTCCCCAGGGCAGGACCTGAATTGACTAGTTCTGAAGGAGGCCTTCCTTTGGTACAGACCCAGGGACTGCAGGGTGCAGGCCCAGCTCCAGGGCTGGCTGTAGTGCCCCGTCAGCAGCACGGCAGAACTCACCCCCTAAGGAGACTGAAAAAAGCAAATGATAAAAAACGGACAACCAACCCCTTCTATAATACCATGTGATTCTGAGCCTATACATGTGACTTTCTGAAAGAAATGTTTGTAAAAGGGGCAGGTGTAATATGTAAGGAACATGCACTTTATtggttaattttataatattttggtCATTTTACTGTTCCTGGCGCATGcagggtttggtttttttcctctgtgtgtgtgagagagagagagagtttgatTTGGACGGCAAGaccatttaatcattttttatttttggaaaatgcaAACCTCAAAAAACACTCATTTTCAAAGAACACCTTTATCAAAGGCAAATTGCTGTTTTTCAATCTACTGCCACCTGCTCCTCATTTTGCCCCCTGAGGGAAGGCATGCTTCCTTGATTGAGGAAGGAAGCAGATGGGGAAGGTGGGGTTGAAGCTGGAAATTGGAAATGCTGCCCCAGGCCTGTGTGATGATGGTTAGGTCTCCAGACCTGATGCATTGGATTCACTGAAGGGGGCAGCCCAACGTCAGCATGCTCTCAGACTTGGTCCCCAGCCCCAGCCGCAGCCCCTTGGAGTTCCCGAAATGGGCaggttctgctttgctttcaaagaggGTCTTCCAGAATTCATTTCTCCTGGTCTCCAGAGTGTATCATTACAAAAAGGCATGATAATGGCTGGCTTTGTAAACTTATCAAGCAAATACTTTTTTACCCCaagcaaataattttattaaatttaaaatgaactcCAAAGGAAATCCAAGAGGTCCTCTCTAGAGGAAAGCAGAAGAGGAGGTGAAATTGGGGGTGGAGAGGCCACCACTGCCCGGTATCTTCCAGGTGGATGGGCTCCACACAGGTGGTcatcctaccccacccccccatgCCCTGGAAATGTGCCCTGCAGCATTCTCCCAACTAAAACACAATAGGGACAAGTTTGAAAAACAGCAATTAAAAGTCAGTGTGTTCTTGTAAAATGAATACATATGTAGGGTTTTAACCCTTTCGTTACTTGAATAATTCTGTGGGCCTTCTAAGTTTAATGGccatattttttccaatttattttcctCCCTCATGCTGTTTCTCCCAGTgctgcctattttttttaattttgtaggtATTTGAATTGTTACATTACATATGTATAACCTCCATTGAatgcaaagttttctttttaatattatcaCTGTTAACACTtgacataagtttttttttttttccttttcctggaaGATTTGTCATTTCTCTAGTTTATACACAGTACTTATGTACATAATGTTGTCACTTTCTTACATTGTTTTGTTGTTAATGTTGTATGTTGTAGGGTCTTTTTGATTTATCCATTTTAAGAAATAGTAAAGCTGCAACTGGAAAACatacagacaccacagaaataagaCTGATGGGTGTTGGTAGGAATCTGCAGAGTATATATTgatggtggtttttttttaaatggagacttCTAACCACCAGCTCCTGCCAAATTATGCGTTAGTAACTTCCTCCTCAGAGAAACCCCTAAAGGCTCCCATTAGATCACAGTTTGACTGAAGGCTGATTTCTCTGATACTGAAATCCCAGAACGTTGTTCGCCACTAGCTGAACCAGAGCCAGGGAGTATATGTGAGTGTTACTGCTGCCCAGGGTGGAAGCTCCTAATGGATTAGGCTGAAGGGCTGCAGGGAGGCCTCGGCCAAGGGCAGGCACCCTTAATGACCGCGTTTAGGATGCTGTTGCTTTGCTGGTATTGTGGAGGTCCTTGACACAGGAGCACCTGCCGTAAACAAGGCTGTTTCAGTTTCTTACAGAAAACATATTTAGCTTGGAATGGAACACCCACTGCAGCTCATCAAAACTGAAGAGGTTTGCAGATTTGCTTCCTGTTTGCTTTGGTGGTTGTCCACATTGCTGAGAGGTTGACCGAGCACAGACCTAAGATTCAGGTTTTGGGTTCATCACAGCACTGAGAGGAAAAAACAGATGCACAGACTGTCAAGGTGATGTCAGAGGCCAGAGTTCGATGAGGACAGGTGGTACGGTGACCCAAAGGAGAGAGCAAAGGTGGACTGAGGCCACTCGTAGGTGTTCAAGAGGAGCTGTGAATCCAGTTGCCGGGTGGAGGCCGTAGTTGGGTCTGACATCACTGCCAGGAGGCAGATTGGACAGAAGCCtcctgttctaagtgtttttatGGTGTAGTAATGATATGTACCTGTGCTGTCCCTAAATAGTTTCCTTAAATGTTCAAATGTGTCATCCACACAGCTTTGTGACTCCAGGATATTTAATGTGTTGTAAAATGTTTTACTAGGTGGCATGTTCCAGTGTGAGGAGGCTTGCAGGACAGGGTTATGAATTTCCAGGGCTCATCCATCTAAACTGCCCTTTCTTGTTGAGGCAGTTCCATCACCAATATGTTGGCGAAAGGACAGGAAACTGTGGcaggggtgggaagaggaggcTTTGCATGGAGGTTAAGAGAGTAGTGTCCACTCAGTTAATCCCTTGAGATGGTGACATCCCTCATATTAAGAAGTACACACAGGGTCGACAGTATTGCACTGTTCTCTCTTCTCCCGGCCACTGTGTTTAATCCTCACTCTCACTGGATTAAAGGACAACAAAGATTGGGAGTGGGGTAACCTTAAAGGctgtgaagaaaaacaaaaccttttttttctttttaaagagtagagGAGGTCttgctctgcctttttttttttaataattatactttttatcatttaatttacCTGCCTAAATAAACATTCTCTATACAAGGTCTGTAATTCAGCCATGCCATAGGGTTTTGCCAGCCCTCAGACTCCCAAAACTGAGTGTTCTTGTGCTATTTATATAGCTGAGCACTGTCCAGGGGAAGTACATGATGGCCTATCAAGAACTTTCTAAACTTTATTCTCTTCAAACGGATAATCTCAGGTGGCCTATTTCCCTTTCCTGTTCATGGAAAAGCCAGACCCGAAACAGCAGGTCTGGTAGATTGACAGAGATGAGTAGGAAAAGTTTGGACCTCTCGCTCAGTGCctctctttattttgaaaaccacCATAGTCTGACTCAAAATTATTCTAGAggggtgtacgtgtgtgtgtgtgtgtgtgtgtgtaaaaagtaACACTGTGGTGCATGGGGTAAAAGCCCCAGGAGCATACAGATTTTGAGCTGTAATCTGGATGGTTACCTGGTCAGTAGGAAGGAGAGAAACCCCTTTTTTGATTTTAGAAACACTTAGGAGTAGTTTGTACTATAGCAGATACACAGTACCGTAGTGTAGTAATACTCATCTCTCCTCATTTTGGTTGCCTTTCAGATTCTGAATGTTTAGGATCATTCCTAACATCTCAGCCTCTTCAGGCTCTTTATCTAGCATTTTCCTGGTTCTGCACCTTTATCTCAACTGGtatttcctctttctcattttgGGAACTACCAAGAGCCCCAAGGACAGCCTGAGGATGACAGCCCAGGCTCTGAGGTCCCCTCCTGCTAAAGGGCCCCAGACAGATGCTCTTGGATAGACCTGAAGCTTCTGAGACATAGCAGCTCACAGAAATCTTCATTTGTTCCATCTGAGGATTTCAGTTCTGAAGTGATCTAGCCATGTTTGGTAAAGATGTTTTTGTGGGAAttgttgctctctctctctctcttttttttttttttttaagaaagcattATGCAAAAAGGGTCTCTTTCAAGggcatttaagattttttaaataaagccatTCTTTGGCTTTTTTGAACTGTTTGTGGATATTTTGTTTACATTGTGAATATTAAAACGTGCATCATCTTGATGGCCACTCAGATTCCTCCTTCTCCAGGCACCCAGCCCTGGCCATCCTGTGAGTCCTCACACTGAGCAAGGTCAGCCTTATGGTCAGCCCTCATGGGTAAGTGGGGAAAACCTGGAGCTGACTTCCATCTGTGTCTTGCACTCCCATCCAACACTCTGTATGGAAATATTCATAATTTCCTCAGTGATGGTGTGTCTTATAGTGATGGTTGTAATGGTGAATGGCTAGTGTCGTTTTTGtctaattttgttttgctttttgatgGTAGATGAGATGAAATTTTAGCTATTTCAGCACCAATCCAACTTAAAAACATCTTGGATTTGTTTTCCCTTCCAAACTAAAAGATTAAGGTATGTATTAGGCATAAATGTATTTGCTGCCACGACTCATCCGACGGCTATATCAGGAAAAAGCCTCCTGCCACCAAAGCAGGAAGCTGCACACTCCTAACCCTTCTCCAGGGCTTGGGGTCCCTTGATGCCATGGA belongs to Eubalaena glacialis isolate mEubGla1 chromosome 19, mEubGla1.1.hap2.+ XY, whole genome shotgun sequence and includes:
- the SSH2 gene encoding protein phosphatase Slingshot homolog 2 isoform X5, with the translated sequence MAHPHQESATDAISMQVISNSISKQCSYYSAQKTTSGCSTCTMGLVLPLWSDTLIHLDGDGGFSVSTDNRVHIFKPVSVQAMWSALQSLHKACEVARMHNYYPGSLFLTWVSYYESHINSDQSSVNEWNAMQDVQSHRPDSPALFTDIPTERERTERLIKTKLREIMMQKDLENITSKEIRTELEMQMVCNLREFKEFIDNEMIVILGQMDSPTQIFEHVFLGSEWNASNLEDLQNRGVRYILNVTREIDNFFPGVFEYHNIRVYDEEATDLLAYWNDTYKFISKAKKHGSKCLVHCKMGVSRSASTVIAYAMKEYGWNLDRAYDYVKERRTVTKPNPSFMRQLEEYQGILLASKQRHNKLWRSHSDSDLSDHHEPICKAGLELNKKEITTSADQIAEVKTMESHPPIPPVFVEHVIPQDENQKGLCTKERMICLEFTSREFHAGQIEDELNLNDINGCSSGCCLNESKFPLDNCHASKALIQPGQDPEMANKFPDLTVEDLETDALKADMNVHLLPMEELTSRLKDLPMSPDADSPSPQPSCQAEVSDFSTDRIDFFSALEKFVELSQETRSRSFSHSRMEEVGGGRSESCRLSVVEVAPSEATADDQRSSSLSNTPHASEESSIDEEQSKAISELVSPDIFMQSHSENAISVKEIVTEIESISQGVGQIQVKGDILSIPCHTPKKHIVHELPLERAQASENKPGNLEQSEGSCTAQPELAKDSGKWEPEGCPVAHSSTTELEEEEPAEGEQELWGPGMPPGAKWYPGSVRRATLEFEERLRQEQEHHGAAAACTSLSTRKNSKNDSSSVSDLAPKGKSDEATLEHSFVPKEPEMSKGKGKCSGSEAGSLPNSEQHAIVPAPELLESHPLPAPQKCPGSGPRTQQEGVLKEQRTSVSCQGPETPAVPLPLPKKIEIIEYTHTVTTPDHGPEGETATSEKGGEQGLRKVKVEESITVLCALDENLNRTLSPDQASLHPRALPLPHSSSPEHEHSRPTHPAPTLSSSEDWGNSPAAALETAAPFVSHSTHVLGASLAYLHPQMVVHLEGFTGQSSTTDNEPSAEKGSWEESQEGPLSRGSEVPYQGSQLSSEDLCLISKLGDSVGEQQEKLDPSPVACQLPHSSSSDGIKGLSHSPSGVKERAKEIESRAISQVMLPKPSQMRRSASLAKLGYLDLCKDCLPERGPVCSESPHLKLLQPFIRTGPGMEAQEPPEDLDAPQNLEPTKYFIEQLRTTECIAQSKPVERPLVQYAKEFGSSQQCLLPRAGPELTSSEGGLPLVQTQGLQGAGPAPGLAVVPRQQHGRTHPLRRLKKANDKKRTTNPFYNTM
- the SSH2 gene encoding protein phosphatase Slingshot homolog 2 isoform X6, whose amino-acid sequence is MAHPHQESATDAISMQVISNSISKQCSYYSAQKTTSGWSALQSLHKACEVARMHNYYPGSLFLTWVSYYESHINSDQSSVNEWNAMQDVQSHRPDSPALFTDIPTERERTERLIKTKLREIMMQKDLENITSKEIRTELEMQMVCNLREFKEFIDNEMIVILGQMDSPTQIFEHVFLGSEWNASNLEDLQNRGVRYILNVTREIDNFFPGVFEYHNIRVYDEEATDLLAYWNDTYKFISKAKKHGSKCLVHCKMGVSRSASTVIAYAMKEYGWNLDRAYDYVKERRTVTKPNPSFMRQLEEYQGILLASKQRHNKLWRSHSDSDLSDHHEPICKAGLELNKKEITTSADQIAEVKTMESHPPIPPVFVEHVIPQDENQKGLCTKERMICLEFTSREFHAGQIEDELNLNDINGCSSGCCLNESKFPLDNCHASKALIQPGQDPEMANKFPDLTVEDLETDALKADMNVHLLPMEELTSRLKDLPMSPDADSPSPQPSCQAEVSDFSTDRIDFFSALEKFVELSQETRSRSFSHSRMEEVGGGRSESCRLSVVEVAPSEATADDQRSSSLSNTPHASEESSIDEEQSKAISELVSPDIFMQSHSENAISVKEIVTEIESISQGVGQIQVKGDILSIPCHTPKKHIVHELPLERAQASENKPGNLEQSEGSCTAQPELAKDSGKWEPEGCPVAHSSTTELEEEEPAEGEQELWGPGMPPGAKWYPGSVRRATLEFEERLRQEQEHHGAAAACTSLSTRKNSKNDSSSVSDLAPKGKSDEATLEHSFVPKEPEMSKGKGKCSGSEAGSLPNSEQHAIVPAPELLESHPLPAPQKCPGSGPRTQQEGVLKEQRTSVSCQGPETPAVPLPLPKKIEIIEYTHTVTTPDHGPEGETATSEKGGEQGLRKVKVEESITVLCALDENLNRTLSPDQASLHPRALPLPHSSSPEHEHSRPTHPAPTLSSSEDWGNSPAAALETAAPFVSHSTHVLGASLAYLHPQMVVHLEGFTGQSSTTDNEPSAEKGSWEESQEGPLSRGSEVPYQGSQLSSEDLCLISKLGDSVGEQQEKLDPSPVACQLPHSSSSDGIKGLSHSPSGVKERAKEIESRAISQVMLPKPSQMRRSASLAKLGYLDLCKDCLPERGPVCSESPHLKLLQPFIRTGPGMEAQEPPEDLDAPQNLEPTKYFIEQLRTTECIAQSKPVERPLVQYAKEFGSSQQCLLPRAGPELTSSEGGLPLVQTQGLQGAGPAPGLAVVPRQQHGRTHPLRRLKKANDKKRTTNPFYNTM